In a single window of the Tellurirhabdus bombi genome:
- a CDS encoding TPM domain-containing protein, with protein MSAINLFSPEQQKQIVAAIQEAEGHTSGEVRVHLEAKCAESNVLDRAVQVFYQLEMDKTAQQNGVLFYLATEDHKFAILGDKGINQVVPKDFWESTKELMRTHFRRGQFTEGLCQGIEQAGQQLKQYFPRANDDKNELSDELSF; from the coding sequence ATGTCGGCCATCAACTTATTTTCGCCAGAGCAGCAAAAACAGATTGTTGCAGCCATTCAGGAAGCTGAGGGCCATACATCGGGCGAGGTCCGGGTGCATCTGGAAGCAAAATGTGCGGAGTCGAATGTGTTAGACCGTGCCGTACAGGTTTTTTACCAACTGGAAATGGATAAAACGGCCCAGCAAAACGGTGTCCTTTTTTATCTGGCGACGGAAGATCATAAGTTTGCCATTTTGGGCGACAAGGGCATAAATCAGGTTGTTCCAAAGGATTTTTGGGAGTCAACCAAGGAGTTAATGCGTACCCATTTCCGCCGCGGACAGTTTACAGAAGGATTGTGCCAGGGCATCGAACAGGCCGGGCAACAGTTAAAACAGTATTTTCCTCGTGCA
- a CDS encoding LemA family protein — MSRGLIIGIVIALVFVVFGCSSYNGLVDKDVRVDQAWANVQTQYQRRADLIPNLVNTVKGAANFEKSTLESVVKARASATGINLNADQLTPENIQRFQQAQDQLSGALSRLLVTVEKYPDLKATQNFQELQSQLEGTENRITVARNDFNGAATEYNRSVRSFPNNIFAGVFGFQRRGLFEASQAAQSAPSVQF; from the coding sequence ATGTCAAGAGGTCTCATTATTGGTATTGTTATAGCACTTGTTTTTGTTGTATTCGGATGTAGCTCCTACAACGGCTTGGTCGATAAAGATGTTCGGGTTGATCAAGCCTGGGCTAATGTACAAACTCAGTATCAACGGCGGGCAGATCTGATTCCTAATTTGGTAAACACCGTGAAAGGGGCGGCTAACTTCGAGAAAAGCACATTGGAGTCAGTCGTTAAAGCACGGGCCAGCGCTACGGGTATCAACCTGAATGCGGATCAGCTAACGCCCGAAAATATTCAGCGTTTTCAGCAGGCACAAGATCAGTTAAGTGGTGCCCTGTCGCGCCTGTTGGTGACAGTCGAGAAATACCCAGACCTGAAAGCAACCCAAAATTTCCAGGAATTGCAATCCCAGCTTGAAGGAACGGAAAACCGGATTACGGTAGCGCGTAATGATTTCAACGGAGCCGCAACGGAGTATAACCGTTCCGTTCGTTCGTTCCCGAACAATATTTTTGCTGGTGTTTTTGGTTTCCAGCGTCGGGGTCTTTTCGAAGCGTCTCAGGCAGCTCAATCGGCCCCATCGGTACAGTTTTAA
- a CDS encoding SDR family oxidoreductase: protein MNLSLKGKTALVCGSTQGIGWASAVELALLGANVTLFARNEEKLKEAVEKLDTTQGQTHRYLVADFAQTEQVKAALDAYLVENPVVHILINNTGGPAGGPLIDAKPEEFTKTFAAHLINNQQLVQALVPAMKEAGYGRIVNIISTSVKQPIVGLGVSNTIRGAVAQWAKSLSLELGSFGITVNNVLPGYTRTARLESVLNMRAESSGKSKEEVVEQMQREIPTQRFVEPEEVAAAVAFLCTPAATSINGINVPVDGGKTGSL from the coding sequence ATGAATCTGTCACTTAAAGGAAAAACGGCTCTTGTCTGCGGAAGTACCCAGGGAATTGGCTGGGCCAGTGCCGTCGAACTTGCCCTGCTCGGTGCGAATGTAACCTTGTTCGCCCGAAATGAAGAAAAACTAAAAGAAGCCGTTGAGAAACTGGATACAACGCAAGGGCAAACGCATCGCTATCTGGTAGCGGACTTCGCCCAAACGGAGCAGGTGAAAGCTGCTTTGGATGCTTATCTGGTTGAAAATCCAGTCGTCCATATTCTGATTAACAATACCGGCGGACCGGCGGGCGGACCCTTAATCGACGCCAAGCCGGAAGAATTTACAAAAACTTTCGCTGCGCATCTGATTAACAACCAGCAACTAGTGCAGGCGCTCGTACCAGCCATGAAGGAAGCGGGCTATGGGCGAATTGTCAACATCATTTCCACATCCGTTAAACAGCCCATTGTGGGTTTGGGCGTATCCAATACGATTCGGGGAGCCGTGGCTCAGTGGGCAAAATCGCTGTCGCTGGAACTGGGAAGTTTTGGCATTACGGTGAATAACGTATTGCCGGGTTACACGCGAACCGCCCGTCTGGAATCGGTGCTGAACATGCGGGCCGAAAGTTCAGGCAAGTCGAAAGAAGAGGTAGTCGAGCAGATGCAGCGTGAAATTCCAACGCAACGCTTTGTCGAGCCAGAAGAAGTAGCGGCTGCCGTTGCTTTTTTATGTACGCCCGCTGCGACCTCGATCAATGGCATTAACGTGCCGGTCGATGGCGGCAAAACCGGAAGCTTGTAA